The DNA window TTAGAGAAAAAATAAATTAGCTCCATACAGAAGCACGCTTACAATTTCTAAGCATTGTAGCATAGCAATTGTTATTGACTAGCATAGCAGATTAAGTTAATATTATATAGTTAAGTATTTAAAGCTAGTTAGTGCAATTCAACTTATTAAGTTGGATTGCACTAATATTTGCCAATATCGCAGTTAATATTATTATTTAGGAGAAAAACATGTATAAGAAGTGGTTTTTAATAATTATTTTTCCAATTTTAATTTTACTTTTAAGGCCTTTAGGAATAGATTTAAATCAGAGTATTATTCTATCAACCCTTATTTTTGTTATAATACTTTGGGTGACAGGGATTGTCAGTAAAACATATGCTTCTATATTTCTGCTGATTATCTTTTCTATATTTGGGAAGACACCAATTGATAAAATATTTCAATTCCCTTTATCAGAAAGCTTTTTGATGTTTGTTTTATCATTTATATTTTCACAAGGGATTGCTAACAGTAAAATAGCTGAAAAAATTATTGAACCTATATTTAAAAGGTTTGGAACAAATTATATTTCACTGATCATTACAATAGTGATCACACAATTAGTTATGATATTTGTTATTCCTCAGCCTTTTTCAAGGATTATAATTATTGCCATGATATTTAAAAGCTTTTTAAATAAAATAAAAGTAGATAATTCATTGGAGGAAGTGCTTTTATTTGGTGTTTTTGCTTTTTCTGTAATAGTAAATTTAATGTTTAAACGCGGAGATATTATTATTAGCACTGCATTAACCACAATTGGCAATATCCAAATTAGTGAAATTCAATGGATTCAATATATGACAGTTCCAACTACTATATTATGTTTATTGTGTATTATTTTATATATTTTTATTTTTAAGAAAGAATTAGTGACGTATAATCAGATTAAGAAAGATTCTTTTGAAGTAAATAGAAAGTTTGATAAAAAAGAAAAAATAAATGGATTATTGATATTAGTTATTATTTTATTCTGGGCTACAGAAGCCCTTCACAATATCAATGAAATATATATAGTATCAGCCGGAATAATAATAATGTTTGCTTTGAAGATATTAACAATAAAGGATTATAAGGCTGTGAACCTAGAGCTTTTAGTATTTTTAACAGCAGCTTTTTCCATAGGTCAGGTTATGAAATTTAGTGGAATAGCAGACCTTTTGTTTTCAAAATTTATAGTACTATTCCCAGACGATTTTAATTTGATATACATGCTCATAGTTGTACTTATTTCTTTAATTCTCCATATGATTATAGGCAGCAATGTAGCTACTATGTCAGTTGTCATACCAGGAATTTTGGCTATCAGCGCTGGGGGAATAAATAATATTCCATTATTGTTTATAATTTTGATAACTGTATGTACTCATTATATTTTACCATTTCACAATGTCATATTATTAGTTGGAAACGGAAACAACTATTATTCTTCAAAAACGGTTTCTAGATTTGGAGTAGTATACACAGTAATATTGTTTATAAGCATCTGCACATTATATTATGTTTGGTGGAATATTGTAGGTTTGATTTAGGAAATAAGCAATAATAGGAATTTCAAAAGTAAGTGAAAATCATTGCCCTGGGACTGTATAAAAGCTCGGGAGCAAAATAATATTAAGCTTGGTAATACGATCTACTAGTAAAGTATCCTTGGGACTTATATAATGAAGCCTGAGAGATAATTTATTGCATCCTATGACCAAGCTGAACTATTTTTTGAGTATTGAATAACGTATCTACTGTTATAGGCTAACCTTCAAATATTTATTTTCTAATAAAAAAGAAGGAAAAAAACATTTAAAAAAGAATCTTATGAACATAGAGATTTAATTGCCAACCTATATTGAAAAGAAGAGGGGGATTTTAGTGTCGAGAAAAGCTTTTAATGCTAAGGATGCGGTAGCTGTTGGACCATATTCACATGCTGTTGAATTAGGGGATACAGTCTATTTTTCAGGACAGACTCCTATTGACTCAAATACAGGAAAAATTGTAGAAGGTAGTATTATTAAACAAACTGAGCAATGCTTTAAGAACTTATTTAATGTACTTGAAGCTGCTGGATTAAGCTCAGATGACGTAATTAAAGTAAATGTATTTCTTACTAATATGGAGAATTTTTCAGCTATGAATCAAGTATATGAAAAGCAATTTTCTAATCCATACCCTGCTAGAACCACAATAGGAGTTGCTTCATTGCCATTAGGGGCACAGGTTGAAATAGAAATGATAGCTAGAAAAAAGTAAAAATTATATAGTAGTAAAATATCAAATATGGAGGTCAAATGATGAAGCTTGTTTCTTGGAATGTAAATGGACTTAGGGCCTGCGTAAGCAAAGGATTTTTGGATTATTTCAATGAGGTAGATGCAGATATATTCTGTGTTCAGGAGACCAAATTGCAAGAAGGACAGATAGAGCTAAATCTAGAAGAATATCATCAGTATTGGAATTATGCAGTTAAAAAGGGCTATTCTGGAACAGCAATTTTTACTAAGAAAGAACCCTTATCTGTAAGATATGGGTTGGATATTGAAGAGCATGATCAGGAGGGAAGGGTAATAGCATTAGAATTTGAAGAATTCTTTTTTGTTAATGTATATACTCCAAATTCTCAAAGAGAGCTTGCAAGATTAGATTATAGGATGACCTGGGAAGATGCCTTTAGAAATTATCTTAAGGAGCTTGATTCTATAAAACCAGTTATTTTATGTGGAGACTTAAATGTAGCCCATAAGGAAATAGACCTAAAAAATCCAAGCTCCAATAGAAAAAATGCTGGTTTCACAGATGAAGAGCGAGAAAAGATGACTGAACTGCTTAACAATGGTTTCATAGATACATTTAGATACTTTTATCCAGACAAGGAGGATGCCTATTCCTGGTGGTCATATATGGGAAAAGCTAGAGAGAGGAATGTGGGCTGGAGAATTGACTATTTTATTGTATCTGAAAGATTGAAGGACAAGTTAAAGGATTCCATGATTTGTCCAGACATAATGGGTAGTGACCATTGCCCTGTATTGCTAGAAATTTATTTTGACTAGATAACAAGAGGCGGTTATCCATCATCCTTGTCATTAGGTGATGAAACCGTCTCTGTCATTTTTAATTTTTCTTAATCTTACTATTTGTAAAACACGTGATCTCCAATACGTGTTACATATGTCTTGTTATTTACAATCCATTTGCCTTCTGCTTTATCTGGATTGAAAAAATAAGTTGAATTTCCTACTGGTTTAACACCATTTAATGCATCTTTAGCTGCTTGTACACTTTCTTCTGATGGAGTATTGTAGATAGTTCCTTCCGCGACAGGACTAAACTGAGGAATACCATTATAGTACTCAAATATTACATCCTTTATCGTGTTAGGAAATTCGCTTGAAACGACTCTATTTAAGATAACACTTCCTACAGCTACTTTTCCCCTATATGGTTCAGATCCAGCCTCAGCATGGATTATTCTTGAAAGCCAATACACATTTGTAGTTTCTGCACTGCTGCCTGAGCTTGTTCCACGTGATACTTGAGTAGATGCTGAAGTTCCATATAATAAGGACTGAGTTTGTTTACCAGCTATACCATCAATAGTTATCTTGTTAGCTTTCTGAAAAGCAATTACTGCATTTTCAGTTTTTGGTCCAAAAATACCATCAACATTTCCCGCCCAGAAGCCTTTGTTATTTAGAGCCTGCTGTAATTTAGATACTTCAGGGCCTCTGCTTCTAAACTTTAATACTACATAAGAATTTGTGCTATTTCCAGCGGCATAGACACTTGTTATGTTCAGTAAGATTAATACTAGTACTAGGATTGATACAACAATCCTTTTTTGATGTATTTTCATTAGAAAACACTCCTTCCTTTTTTGCTTCCGAAGTTAGCTGACGGGTTCGGGACAGAAGGCTCCCTACCATGAGATCATGGATTAACCCCTTAATTGGTTCCTCCGTACCTAGAAATCTAGGATTCAGCAAGTATAGTGTTTTTGCATAGTAATTATTATACAGACCTTAAATTATTATGTCAACCAATATTCGAAATAAGGAATAAATTGCCGCTGCATCCATACTAAGCTGATATGGCCTTATTATCATATAAAACAGTGTCAAGCTATATAATAGTATAGAGATATGTTATAAAATAAAAATAGCAGCAAAAGTAATTATTGAATAGGAGGACAAGATGATTAAAAGTAGTAAGGTTATCAATAGCATCAAGATTATATCCTTAGTAGCGATAGTCATATTAATGTCCTTATTAATAATAAAAGAAAAAAACCATAGGAATATTCAGGGCATAGATGAAGAACCATCATTGCCTAATAATAGCCTACTAGCTTTCAACACTCCTTATGAAGAATATGATGATACAAAGAATGATGAGAATACCGCACCGGTTTTTATGTATAGCATTTTATCAGAGGAGATTACAGAAAAAATAGTAGGGGTATCTTGGAGGGAAAATACACCTGTAAAGCTAGATGAGCTTTCATATATAAAAGTTACATATTGGGGATTTGATGATAATGAATGTATGGGAGAGATGGTAGTTCATAAGAAATTAGCACAAGAGGTTATCGACATATTTAAAGAGCTCTATGATAAGAAATTTCCCATAGGGAAGATTAGGCTAATTGATGACTACGATGCAAATGATGAGCTATCAATGGCAGATAACAATACATCTGCTTTCTGCTCAAGAGAAGTAACTGGAAAAAAAGAAGTGTTTTCAAACCATAGCTATGGTATAGCCATAGATATAAATCCAATTCAAAATCCCTATGTAAAAGGAGATATAGTACTTCCAGAAGAAGGCAGTATGTATCTAGATAGGGGCAATGTACGAAAAGGTATGATAACGAGAGATGATACATGCTATAATGCATTTAAAAGTAGAGGCTGGACTTGGGGAGGAGAATGGAATGGTTTAAAAGATTATCAGCATTTTGAAAAGGACATAGAAATCACTAGATAATAATCAAAGAAGCCCCATGTTTAAAAGAGACCACTGAAAAAGTCTGTTTTTTTGATTGTCATTCTGAGACGTAGTTGAAGAATCTTATGTTTTCAATGCATGAGAGATCCTTCGCTGACACTCAGGATGACAAAAGGATTTTTTCAGTGGTCTCGTTTAAAACGGGGTTTTTCAATATCTTGACACATGTACTAAAGCTTTTGTGCTGAAAATAAAAAATTTAAACCTATTAATTTGATTTAAAATCAATTATAATATCATAGATAGTGTGATTACAGGCAATAAATTAATATGATGGAAGAAAAATAATTCACTTACTAGATTAGGAGTTTTAACAATGGAAAAATATTTTTTTGATTGGAAAGAATATACATTAGAAAATGGATTTAAAATAGTTTCTATAAAAAAAGATACAGAGCTTTGCTCTATACAATTAGGAATTGATGTAGGTGCTGTAAATGAAGAGGAAAATGAAAAAGGTCTTTGTCATTTTATTGAGCATATGCTTTTTAAAGGCACAAAATCTAGAACAAATATTGATATAGATCAGGATTTAGAAGATAGGGCAGGTTCCTATAATGCTTATACAACTTATACATCTACAGTATTTTCAATTACAGCTCTTTTTCAAGAGTTTGATCCATCTATAGAAATATTATCAGATATTATTAAAAATTCTACCTTTCCTTCTGAAGAAATAGAAAAGGAAAGAGGAGTTATATTAGCTGAATTTAGAAACAGCTACGATGATGTGGAGCATTTTAGCTTTAATAAAGTAAACAGCATAGGCTTTGAAAAAAGCCCATTGAGATATGATATATTAGGGAAAGAAAGCATTATTAAAAATGTTACGAGAAATGAAATAATGTCATTTTATAATAAATATTACATTCCGAATAATACTGTTATAAGCATAGTGTCTCCATTAGAGCATGAGGAAGTTCTTGAAAAGGTAAAGGGATATTTTAGCCATTGGCAGGGCAAAGAACTAATGAAGAAAGATGTTATAGTTGAAAAAAATCGTGGCATTGAAGTCACCTCACGCAAGAAAGAAATTGAGCAGAATACCATTGTATATCTTTATACCTTTTATAGCCTTACGAGAGACGAAGAACTTGCATTAGAGATACTAAATCATAAACTTGGTGAAAGTGCTAATTCAATCCTTTTTAGGGCTTTAAGAGAGGAGAAAGGTATATCATATGACATATATTCAGAAATAGATGTTACTGACTATATGAAGACTTTATATATCTACTGCTCAGCATCAGAGGATGACATTTTAGAAGCTAAGAAAACAATAGATAATTGCATAGAAAATATAGTAGGCAAACATATAATGATAGATGAGAGGAATATAAATTTAATGAAAAAAGTGATGAAGACGGGAATAGCTTCAATTCTCGAAGACTCTGAAGGACTATGTAATTATGCACTTCATCAGAAGCTAATGAAAAGAAAAATAGATGGATTTTCCGAGGACTTAGAGGCATTAGACAATATCAAAGCAGAAGATGTATATAAAGCAGCAGAGAAAGTTTTGTCTAATCCTACTATTCATATACTTGTCAATCAAGGCTGATAAAAATCATGCCAGTACATGTGCCTCTGAGAGCCACTAGAATGTTTCAAATTCATTATTTGTCATATTGAAGCACAATCGAAGAATCTCATGTTTTCGACACATAGAGATTCTTCGACAACCTTAGTATCTGTCCGTTAGGACAAAAATTAGGGATGTTCCTTGGACCAACTTAAATTTTTATCTGTAAAGATAATATTTAAGAGTGCTCTTTGAGCTAATGCTCAATATGATAAAATAGGACTTTTTAGTAGATCTAGAAGAACCCTATTTTTTATAAATTTACTGCTACCAATTCTGCTATCTGTACCGCATTTGTGGCAGCACCTTTCCTGACATTGTCAGCAACAACCCACATATTTATTCCATTTTCAACACTAAAATCTCTTCTTATTCTACCTACATATACTAGATCAGTTCCATCTGCATTTATTGGCATAGGATACATGTTGTTTGCGACTTCATCTTGAACAATTATACCTTTGCTATTATTTAGAATTTTATAGATATCATCTATTTCAAATGGATTTTCAAATTCGAGATTTGCAGATACACTATGGCAATTTCTCACAGGGACCCTAACTGTTGTGGCAGTTATTCGCAGAGTATCATCATTTAATATTTTTTGTGTTTCCTCAATCATTTTTATCTCTTCTTTTGTATAACCATTATCCATAAAAGTATCTATATGCGGAATGCAATTATAGGCAATAGGATGAGGATATTTTTTATTTGGAAGACACTTTAATCCATTCTCTAAATCCATAATTCCACCAACACCTGAGCCAGAAACAGCTTGATAAGTTGAATATACTATTCTCTTTATTTTATAGGCATCATGAAGTGGCTTTAAAGGTACTACTACTTGTATTGTGGAGCAGTTGGGATTTGAGATAATCCCCTTATGCCATTTTACATCTTGGGGATTTACCTCGGGTACAATAAGAGGCACATCTTTTTCCATTCTCCATGCACTGCTATTATCTATTACGACTATATCACTTTCCTTGGCTATTGGAGCATATTTTTTACTTATGTCGCCACCAGCAGAGAAAAGC is part of the Proteiniborus sp. MB09-C3 genome and encodes:
- a CDS encoding SLC13 family permease produces the protein MYKKWFLIIIFPILILLLRPLGIDLNQSIILSTLIFVIILWVTGIVSKTYASIFLLIIFSIFGKTPIDKIFQFPLSESFLMFVLSFIFSQGIANSKIAEKIIEPIFKRFGTNYISLIITIVITQLVMIFVIPQPFSRIIIIAMIFKSFLNKIKVDNSLEEVLLFGVFAFSVIVNLMFKRGDIIISTALTTIGNIQISEIQWIQYMTVPTTILCLLCIILYIFIFKKELVTYNQIKKDSFEVNRKFDKKEKINGLLILVIILFWATEALHNINEIYIVSAGIIIMFALKILTIKDYKAVNLELLVFLTAAFSIGQVMKFSGIADLLFSKFIVLFPDDFNLIYMLIVVLISLILHMIIGSNVATMSVVIPGILAISAGGINNIPLLFIILITVCTHYILPFHNVILLVGNGNNYYSSKTVSRFGVVYTVILFISICTLYYVWWNIVGLI
- a CDS encoding Rid family detoxifying hydrolase; this translates as MSRKAFNAKDAVAVGPYSHAVELGDTVYFSGQTPIDSNTGKIVEGSIIKQTEQCFKNLFNVLEAAGLSSDDVIKVNVFLTNMENFSAMNQVYEKQFSNPYPARTTIGVASLPLGAQVEIEMIARKK
- a CDS encoding exodeoxyribonuclease III, translated to MKLVSWNVNGLRACVSKGFLDYFNEVDADIFCVQETKLQEGQIELNLEEYHQYWNYAVKKGYSGTAIFTKKEPLSVRYGLDIEEHDQEGRVIALEFEEFFFVNVYTPNSQRELARLDYRMTWEDAFRNYLKELDSIKPVILCGDLNVAHKEIDLKNPSSNRKNAGFTDEEREKMTELLNNGFIDTFRYFYPDKEDAYSWWSYMGKARERNVGWRIDYFIVSERLKDKLKDSMICPDIMGSDHCPVLLEIYFD
- a CDS encoding cell wall hydrolase, with translation MKIHQKRIVVSILVLVLILLNITSVYAAGNSTNSYVVLKFRSRGPEVSKLQQALNNKGFWAGNVDGIFGPKTENAVIAFQKANKITIDGIAGKQTQSLLYGTSASTQVSRGTSSGSSAETTNVYWLSRIIHAEAGSEPYRGKVAVGSVILNRVVSSEFPNTIKDVIFEYYNGIPQFSPVAEGTIYNTPSEESVQAAKDALNGVKPVGNSTYFFNPDKAEGKWIVNNKTYVTRIGDHVFYK
- a CDS encoding M15 family metallopeptidase, which produces MIKSSKVINSIKIISLVAIVILMSLLIIKEKNHRNIQGIDEEPSLPNNSLLAFNTPYEEYDDTKNDENTAPVFMYSILSEEITEKIVGVSWRENTPVKLDELSYIKVTYWGFDDNECMGEMVVHKKLAQEVIDIFKELYDKKFPIGKIRLIDDYDANDELSMADNNTSAFCSREVTGKKEVFSNHSYGIAIDINPIQNPYVKGDIVLPEEGSMYLDRGNVRKGMITRDDTCYNAFKSRGWTWGGEWNGLKDYQHFEKDIEITR
- a CDS encoding pitrilysin family protein; the protein is MEKYFFDWKEYTLENGFKIVSIKKDTELCSIQLGIDVGAVNEEENEKGLCHFIEHMLFKGTKSRTNIDIDQDLEDRAGSYNAYTTYTSTVFSITALFQEFDPSIEILSDIIKNSTFPSEEIEKERGVILAEFRNSYDDVEHFSFNKVNSIGFEKSPLRYDILGKESIIKNVTRNEIMSFYNKYYIPNNTVISIVSPLEHEEVLEKVKGYFSHWQGKELMKKDVIVEKNRGIEVTSRKKEIEQNTIVYLYTFYSLTRDEELALEILNHKLGESANSILFRALREEKGISYDIYSEIDVTDYMKTLYIYCSASEDDILEAKKTIDNCIENIVGKHIMIDERNINLMKKVMKTGIASILEDSEGLCNYALHQKLMKRKIDGFSEDLEALDNIKAEDVYKAAEKVLSNPTIHILVNQG
- a CDS encoding aspartate-semialdehyde dehydrogenase, whose amino-acid sequence is MKKLNVAVVGATGMVGRTILKILEERAFPINNLYLYASSKSKDTKVIFNNAEYIVEELNDSSFSKDIDIALFSAGGDISKKYAPIAKESDIVVIDNSSAWRMEKDVPLIVPEVNPQDVKWHKGIISNPNCSTIQVVVPLKPLHDAYKIKRIVYSTYQAVSGSGVGGIMDLENGLKCLPNKKYPHPIAYNCIPHIDTFMDNGYTKEEIKMIEETQKILNDDTLRITATTVRVPVRNCHSVSANLEFENPFEIDDIYKILNNSKGIIVQDEVANNMYPMPINADGTDLVYVGRIRRDFSVENGINMWVVADNVRKGAATNAVQIAELVAVNL